TATGTGTGTTTTCATTTTAGGTGGTCTGCTATTGCTGCTCGGTTACCAGGGAGAACTGACAACGaaataaaaaactactggaaCACCCACATTAGAAAACGGCTCCTACGAATGGGAATAGACCCAGTGACTCACAGTCCAAGGCTAGATCTCCTAGACCTCTCCTCGATTCTAAGCTCTTCATTCTACAACTCATCTCATCATCAGATGAACAGTATGACCAGGTACCTAGGAGTCCAACCAGTAATGAACCCTGAGCTTCTAAGACTAGCCACTTCTCTCATGGCTAATTCCTCGAATAATTCTCAACGTGGGACTACAAACAACCAAAACAGTACTTTCTACTTCCAAAACTCCCACGAAGTAGATCATCAAAACCAGCTCTGTGGCAACATTAATGGCAACAATAATCCTCATCATCAATTCCAACATGTACTGTACCAACCTGACCAACTCCAAGAAATCTCACCGGCTGGTTGCcccactactactgctgctactgtagATGTGTCTTGTGTCCCACTTTCAAATGAAGAACTAGTACATCACGACCTATCAAATCTCACAAATTTCAGTTCTCCAAGTTCCCAAATCAGCGAATGGCAAAgtagtagtactactactacgacAGCAACTAATGGGATGCCTTCAAATTTTACCGAAGACTATGTTCCGAGTTTACCAGCAGGTTACAGTGCTTACAGTAGTTATTATGATCATCATCGTTATCAACCTACGGTGATTGATCCCTCGACAGAGAGCTACCAGTCCAACAACAGCAACAACCAGAACTTCAGTTTCACTACATCGGTTTTGTCCACTCCGTCTTCGAGTCCAACGGCGTTGAACTCGAATTCGACGACGTATTTGAATAATAGTGGAACTGAGGACGAACCGGAAAGCTACTGCAGTAGTATGTTGAAGTTTGAAATCTCAGACCTCTTGGATGTTAACGAGTTCATGTAATGTAATCATGATTAGAACTACTACGGATTAAAACTGATCCAGGagaaggatttttttttttctcttaaatTTCCAATGTTTAGAGTCTTGGGTTTGGTGgttctgatgcgtgtaaaattcactaataattattattattatattttttttaatcttcgTCAGCCTTATTACTGTATCGGGAAGAAAAAGATCTAGCTGTTAGTATTTTCTTAATGGGAAATTTCCATTATTGAGATGATGTTTTCTTGTCTTTTTCTTCCTCTTTATTCTCAATATCTTATTTATATGTTTACTAATTTTATATAAATAGTTGTTTTGCATCAGTTTGATAAGAaccatatattaaaaaattattaatattattataaggACTTTCtacttatatatataaatgaaatagACTTACTCACCAAAACATGACCACTCATTACTATAAATAACGTTTAATATATGTTAGAAAATAATGTTGTTTATATATCCGAACTCACTAGAAGTTCacgaattaaataaatgtgatacCTATATGGtcgatttatatatatatatatatattttttgaagttTATTATACGAAAAGCTATAATTAGACACAAAATAAAATGATTATTTATTAAATTCCTTCCCCAAATGTAGAGAAAGATCTCTACAAAATTAAACactcaaaatataattaagtaagtTTAGGAGCATTATATTATTTGTACCCCAAATTTTGATTAAgatattcatttttattaaaaattaatatatagtatatatttttaatttatgctcaaatttttctaattttgttttgtgtcatattctaaaaaatacatacaaataatatatatttaaaaaattaaaaaataatatataaaaacttattaaaataagagtttttttctaaaaaattaacgttatttaaaaaaaaaattatgaaaacaaaataaaataaaattattgaaactacaaaaaataaagaatgtcaaaaaaaaatattgagtgaCTAAATATATTATATAACAAACATAGCCAAAGAAAAGAACAGAAAAAAAATAACATGTAAAGGTTTCATGGAACCCGACAGCACTAATTCATAGGTTCCGGCGAAACGAGAACGAGCCGGAGATCTGAGAACCGACACGTGTCCTTCCAGCTGTATAGCTGATTGTCGTTTTCACGTACTAATAAAGTAATAATTTTGCATGGAGGGCTTATTATCATTAAAATGTGAGTTTGACGAAACCAATACCATACGTGTCGAGACAAGAGCGGTGACCTTTATTTAGGGGACCACTTCAAAATTAAAAGGGCCGTGtttctttttattaaaaattttggcATGGGTCTTGTGCTTGTTTTTGTCTCTTTTATCCTATTATTTAATACCCCAATGTCAAACCAGGAACCTAATGTTGATTACCTCAACTTTTGGGGCCACGTGGGCTCAATAATACAGTGCGTGGGGCCCAAAAGGCTTTTGAGATGTAACTTGTTGACCACTTAGTCCGGTTACCATAGGAGGGAGCCAAAAGAAAATATGGTGCGGGAGAGGGTGGGTGGGGTCTTATCCAGTTGCCTTTTGAGCCCCTTTTTGACTaggccattttttttttttagggaaCACCATTTGTGATATCTGTGGTCTTTTTAGTTTTACAATAATAATGATTACCCACTGTCAAGTGATATAAAGTACAATTTAGTACCACTGTTTATGTTAGTGCCATATTCTGCAATGTCATATTTTCTCCTTGCACTTTTGACAATGTTATATTGTTATATTCTAACTAGGTGTGAACTTGGATTTTTGCTTTCAAACTAAGAGATCCAATCTAAAAGAAATTACTTTTTACTTGAAAATGATCctgttttttaaaaattataatgaaaTTCAATTATAGCATATATTTAGGGATAAAGTGTTCATAAGTTTAGAGcactaaatatatatttaagttaATTTTGAATAATAAAGAGCTACGTGACAATATATATACACGAGGGAATTATCTAATAGGGGATTTACTTTAAATCTTATTGGTGTGATTCTCAGTGTTCTCGATCTGTGAATAGTATTtgacatgattttttttaatcacCATATATAACAGGGAATTATACCATGGGGGTTTTACTTTAAGCCTTATTGGTGTGATTTTCAGTGTTCTCgatccgtgaatagttttcggcacgattttttttaatGACCATGTATactgtagttatttagaacattttgcaaattttcagaaaattctgaatagtttacagtaccgaaaactaagttcaaacatgttgttgcacgcgtgcgtgactaattttttttatgcctgtggaaaacaacatgtttgaacctagttttcggtactgtaaactattcagaattttctgaaaatttggagGATATTTTAAATTGCTACAATacatacggtcataaaaaaaatcgcgccaaaaactattcacggatCGAAAAACACTGAGAGCTCCAccaataaaacttaaaataaagCTCCTATCAAAAATTTGTCGTATATATAGTCAAGAATAATctcaataaaatttataattagTGAAATATGATGATGATCATAATATACATGGGATGGAGCATATAACATTTGCGGAAGACATAAACATTATTATTTTCAGACACAAAAGCATATCACATGAGGTCAGCACAAGCTTGGGGAGCAATATATTGgcaatttttcttttttctttttttgacttAATAATAAACGATAAACCACTACTTTATGCCAAACCAAAAATGGAAGCAAATTCAAAAACTACTTTCAAATTTCGGCTAGGAATTCAACAGAATGGCACTATACCGTAAATGTAAATCTTTTCATATAATGCAAAGTTAATAAATAGCTTTTATAAATCATGATCTTGTTGCTTAGGCCAGCTATATCTATACATAACTACGAAAAGTTCATAATAATgaccatatatgtatatatatatatatatatatggtcttGATTCCATATCGTCCAGTTGAAGCTTTTCGGCTTTGGACTTATTATTACAGATGATGATGAGTTCAATACCAAAACGAAAGAAAACTTATATATTGTCTTCCAAAGCGGGTCCCCCCTTTGTTTTTATATATGGCATGATCGTTGCGCCACACCATACAATTATGTTCTTCTTCCTATGAAGAATGTCTTTCTCCACACGTCTCTAACATATacatagctatatatatatatacatacataattACACTGCTTC
This genomic interval from Humulus lupulus chromosome 8, drHumLupu1.1, whole genome shotgun sequence contains the following:
- the LOC133794174 gene encoding transcription factor MYB102-like, which encodes MGRAPCCDKNGLKKGPWTPEEDQKLVDFIQKNGYGNWRTLPKNAGLQRCGKSCRLRWTNYLRPDIKRGRFSFEEEETIIQLHSILGNKWSAIAARLPGRTDNEIKNYWNTHIRKRLLRMGIDPVTHSPRLDLLDLSSILSSSFYNSSHHQMNSMTRYLGVQPVMNPELLRLATSLMANSSNNSQRGTTNNQNSTFYFQNSHEVDHQNQLCGNINGNNNPHHQFQHVLYQPDQLQEISPAGCPTTTAATVDVSCVPLSNEELVHHDLSNLTNFSSPSSQISEWQSSSTTTTTATNGMPSNFTEDYVPSLPAGYSAYSSYYDHHRYQPTVIDPSTESYQSNNSNNQNFSFTTSVLSTPSSSPTALNSNSTTYLNNSGTEDEPESYCSSMLKFEISDLLDVNEFM